The genomic region TATAAATAAAGCTTTAGAATGGTTCCAAAAAGGGGCCGACGCCGGTGAACCTATGTGTTTTGGGTATTTGTCGGACATGTATTTAAATAAGAATTATCCCGTTTACAACCGTAAACTGGGCAATAAGTATAAAGAACTTTACCACAGTGAACAATAAAAGTATTTTAAAAAAATTCTTATAATAAAAACTCCGCGAGGAAAATTCCTGCGGAGTTTTTTTATTAGGGCCTATAGGCAAAATGGGCCTTTTGGCCCATGTAAAAGGCTTTTAAAACGGGTAATTTATTAGTAATGGAATTCTTTTATGAAAAAAATTTTACTGATAACATTTCTTTGCTTTAGCGCCGCGCAGGTATTTGGAAATTTAACAGGTGTGAGTAAGGGTTATATTGCCGAAAAAGTTAAAGAAGCAAAAAAACATTCCTCTATAACCCAAGTTAAAAAAACGCAGGAACCTGAAAAATATGAAATTATTTACAAAAAACATATTGGGGAAACCGCCACGTATATAGACGGGCTTACAAAAGAACTTAATGTTTTTAACGATATTTGCCTTTCCGGCGGGGAAGAGCACCGGGAGCGCTGTCTTAAAGAAAAAGGCGAACTTGAGAAATTTTTAGTTAAATTAAAAGAAGGCAGTTCATTTTTAAATTTTGATTTTTCCTATGAAAATTACAAAACGTTTTTTTATAACTATTTCGGGTTTATTTACGGTATTGTTTCTGAAATACAAAAAGAAGAGTTTAGCGGCATTCTATCCGAACACTATAAGAAATTAAATGCTGTTGAGGAAATTCTTACAGAAGCTAAAAATAATTGTTTTGAAATATATAAAAATAAAATAAAAGAGTTGTTTTCTTCTTATGAAGGCAAATTTGATGACGCGCAATTAGAGAAGTCTTTAACCGGTTGGTTTGTAAATTTTTACGTTTCCGACAATAAGGGCGCCGCTTTTGAGGACAGGCCCGTTTTAGATAAAGCTAAAGAAATAAAAAAAATTTCCGGTTTGAGCGCCCAAGATAAAGAACTTTGCAAAGATCTTTCTTTAAAGTTGGAAGAACTTTCCTTGGAATATACAAGCGCTTACGTCGCGCGTATTTAAAAAATAAATTTCAAACACCGCTCTTATGCGAGAGCGGTGTTTTGTTTTGTGTTAATTAATAGTAAAATATATAAATATGAATTATGCAGACTATGATGTTCCCGAAGATTTAGTTTTTAGAACAAAAGATATTATAAGAATGAAGGGGCTTAAATGCAGCGCTAAGCTTGCTCCTAAAGATTTTGAAAACATATTATCGGAACCTAATAAAATTACTTCAGTTAAGGTTAATCTAAATTTTTCCATAAGCCAAAAAGATATTTTGGTGCAGGGCCGCGTATACGGCGCAACAAAGCTGCAATGCGGACGCTGCCTTGATATATTTGACGGCTCTTTTGATGAAGAGTTTATTGAAACATATAGCATTAAATCTGAAATAATTGATATAATGTATGAAGTTATCCAAACGCTTGCTCTTATAGAAAGCATTACATTTGTTTGTGATGAAAACTGCAAGGGCTTGTGTGATCAGTGCGGCAAAAATAAAAATAAAGAGAACTGCGGTTGCGTAAGGCAGAATTTCTCTGCTTTTGCGGTTCTTAAAAAGGATAAATGAATTTGAAGTTTAAGTTAGAGAGGAAGAAATAAAATGCCTAATCCAAAGAGAAAACATACTCGTTCAAGAAGAGATCTTAGAAGGAGCCAAAATTCTAAATTAGAACCCGTTGCTTTAGTTTCATGTTCTAATTGCGGCGCGGCCAGAAAGCCCCACAACATTTGCCCTTCTTGCGGTTTTTACAAGGATAAAGTTGTTGTTGCAGTAGCAAAGAAAGAAAATTCACAAGACGCAAAATAAAAGGTTTTGACTATGAGAATAGCCCTAGACGCGTCCGGCGGAGATTTTGGATACCAGCCTAACATTTTAGGCGCGGCCCGTGCTGTAAAAGAGCTTAAATGCGAAGTTATATTAGTAGGGGACGAAAAGGTTTTAAAAGAGCAGCTGGCCTCCTTAGGGCTTTCTGATTTAAAAGGTCTTAGTGTGGAGCACGCGCCCGATGTTATTGATATGGACGCTGATCCTGCCAAAGAGGTCCGTTCCAAAAAAAATGCCAGCGTAGTAGTGGCGGCCGATTTAGTAAAACAAGGCAGGGCTAAAGCTTTTGTATCGGCGGGTAATTCCGGTGCGACAATGGTTGCCGCTCTTATGAAGATGGGCCGTATAGAGGGCGTTTTAAGGCCCGCTATAGGCGCTCCGCTTCCTACGGTAAAGGGGCTTATGCTTCTTTTAGACGCCGGCGCCAATGCGGAATGCAAACCGCAGCATTTAATGCAGTTTGCCGTAATGGGGTCAATTTACACACAAAAAGTTTTTGGTATAAGAAAACCTAAAGTAGGGCTTTTGTCTATAGGCGAAGAAGAAGGCAAAGGCAACGACCTGGTAAAGGAAACATATCCTTACTTAAGCAATTTGGGTATTAATTTTTGCGGTAACGTTGAAGGGCGTGATTTGCCTTTCGGCACTACGGACGTGGTAGTTACAGACGGGTTTACCGGTAACGTTTGTTTAAAGCTTGAAGAAGGCTTGGCAAAAGCCATGTTTCATATGATTAAAGGGGAAATTAAGAAAAACCCCATTGCAATGCTTGGCGCAATGCTGGCAAAACCGGCGTTCGCCTCGGTTAAAAAAATTACCGATCCCGACACTGCGGGCGGAGCGCCGCTTTTAGGCGTTGACGGCGTGGCCATAGTTTCACACGGCAAATCAAGTGAAACGGCTGTATTTAACGCCGTGAGAACCGCTAAAAGGTTAGTTGACAGCGGTTTTGTAAGCGATATAAAACAGCATATTGCCGAATACAAAGAAATATTTGAAAAACTTGAAGCGAAAAAATAAGTTTTTTGTTTTATTATTTATCAATTTTTAAATTATTTTATAGATTTATGAAAAATAAAAATGTTATCATAACAGGTGGAAGCAGGGGCATAGGTTTTGGCGCGGCAAAAGCATTTGCCGAAAAAGGCGCTAACCTGGCGATTTGCGCCACTAATGAAGCAGGCCTTGCAAAAGCAAAAACCGAACTTGAACATTTAGGCGTTAAAATATATACTGAAACAGTTAACGTAAGCGATGTTGAAGCCTGCCAGAAATTTGTTGATAACGCCGTTAAAACTTTGGGCGGTGTTGATGTATTGGTTAACAACGCGGGTATTACAAAGGACAATTTGGCCGTAAGGCTTAACGAATCAGACTGGGACGCCGTGCTTGACATTAATTTAAAAGGCTCTTTTTTTATGTCAAAAGCCGTTCTTAAGTATATGATGAAGGCCAGAGCGGGCAGTATAATAAATTTAACTTCTATAGTTGGTCAGGCGGGTAACGCCGGCCAGGTAAATTATGCGGCTTCAAAGGCTGGGTTAATAGGAATAACAAAAACCTTAGCCAAAGAATTCGCGTCAAGAAATATCAGAGTTAACGCCGTAGCACCCGGGTTTGTACAGACGGAAATGACGGACGCCACCTTTAACGAAGAGGTTAAACAGGCAATGCTTGAGCAGGTGCCTTTAAAAAGATTTGCAAGTGTTGGTGATATCGCCAAAGCAATATTGTTTTTGGCCAGCGAAGATGCTTCTTACATAACGGGGCAGATTTTAGCAGTAAACGGTGGTTTGTATATATAACGGAGGTCTACAATGTCTGTAGAAAATGTTGAAGAAAGAGTAAAAAATATCATTATGGAACAGTTAGGTGTAGAAGCTGACCAGGTTAAACCCGAAGCTCAGTTTGTAAACGACCTTGGCGCGGATTCCCTTGACACTGTTGAACTTATTATGGCTTTAGAAGAGGAGTTTGATATCGAAATTCCCGACGAAAAAGCTGAAAAGATCAAAACTGTCGGCGAAGCTATTGAGCACATCAAAGCAAACGCGAAAAAATAAAATATTGTGTCAAACGATATTGAACAAGTATTAGATTATTCTTTTAAAAATAAAGAATTAATTAGGGAAGCACTCACTCACAAATCTTTTACAGGAGAACGACGGTCTGTTAAGCATAACGAAAGACTGGAATTTCTTGGGGATAGCGTCCTTGGATTGGTCGCAGCGGAATATATATATTCCAAATATCCGGAGGTTGAAGAGGGGGTGCTTTCTAAAATTAAGTCGGGGTTGGTTTCCCGCCATAATCTTTACTTATGGGCAAGTGAGCTTGATTTGGGGGCGTATTTAGCCCTTGGAGCGGGCGAAGCCGCTACCGGTGGAAGAACGCGTGAAAGCATTTTATCAAACGCCATGGAAGCGGTGTTGGGCGCAGTATATTTAGACGGCGGTTTTGAAAGCGTTAAAAACATAATAAATAAATGGATTTCTACGCAAAGCCTTACTGAAGTTTCTTCCGATTACAAAAGCACTTTGCAGGAAATAGTGCAAAAAAAATATAAATCAGTTCCAGAGTATGAGGTTATCCAAACCGTAGGGCCTGAGCATGAAAAAATTTTTACGGTAGTTGTGTCAAGTTTAAAAAAAGAACTTGGCAGGGGTAGGGGCAAAAATAAAAAACTTGCCGAGCAAGACGCCGCCAAAAACGCTTTGGAAAACTTAAAAAAATAATGGGCATATCGCGTAAAAAACGCATTTTGTCCCGGGGATATGGGGATGGAAAACATAAGCGAGTTCTTAAATAAATTTTTTTCTTTTTTCCAGAAAAATGTAATAGTTTTTTTACTTTTTATTGTTGCAATTCCTTTTCTTTTTTTAGGGGCGTATTACTTTGGCTCAACTATTAAAAAGCCCCAAAAAGCAGAAGTATCCAAAATCACGGTAAACCTTAAATCTCAATCCGAAGTTATAGACGAAACCATTGCCATTATCAGACAGGGTGATTATGACACCTTTGTCACTAAAGTACGTGAGGAAGTTAAGAACGTTAATTTACCGGGGTCAAAAGGCGTAACTCTTTTGATGGCCGCGGTAGATATGAAAGATATGGATATGGTTCAGTTTCTTTTCAGTAGGGCTGATTTAGGCAAATCCACGGCCGAACCTAATAAAGCAAATCCCTATACCGGTGACACCGCTTTAATGATAGCTCTTAAAAATAATGACGAATATATGAGTGAACTTCTTATGATAGCGGGAGCAAACTTAAACGCCGTAAATAATTACGGACAAACGCCTCTTTTATTTGCGAGTGAAGCAAAAAACAGAACTTTGGTTGAATATTTAATAGCCCGCGGCGCCGTGGCCGGAGCAAGTACGGAAAATTTGTTTTATTTTGTTACCAAAAAAAATCCCGTGGGGGTTGAGGCTATGCTTAAAAGCGCCATTAATCCTAATGTAAGAAATAAATCGGGATTTACGCCTCTTTATATGGCTGCCAGTCTTGGTGAAAATATTATTTTACGCATGCTCCTTGCTTATAAGGCGGATGTCAACGCCGTAGTGGGTGACGGTTCTACCGCGCTGATAGGAGCTGCTCGTTATAAAAAACCGGCGGCTTTAAAAATGCTGCTTGAAGCGGGCGCAGATGTAAATATTAAGAATAATAAGGGCGAAACCGCGCTTTATTGGGCTTCCTATAATAATATGGTTGAATCTGTTGACCAGCTTTTATTATTAAAGGCCGATCCTACAATAAAAACGAATGAGGGCTTAACTCCGTTTGGCATTGCTCAGAAGAGAAAATTTAACGACTTGATTTCTTTGTTTAAAAAAAATAAAATAAATAAGTAAGGTAAATTACCTTAGAGGGTTAAAAGGGTTTTTAACACTGCAGCAAACTTTCAAAAAATCTTATAAAAAAGGGTTTTTACAAATTTTCATTAGGCAGTTTACGTCGGGCGGGTTATGCTGTTGCCGGCAGTTGTTAGGTGTGTCTTTATCTGTGTGCGGAGATAATGATGTATTTGTCTTTTCTTGCTAAAATTCGAGGTATAATATGGGCTTTGCAGGATATGTGTTTGCAGCCTGCAAGAACACATTTTTTAACTCACAAAACCGCTGCCGAAAAATATTTTAACTTTATATCAAAAACACTTCTACTTTTTAGAAGTGTTTTTTTTATGTTTCTAAATCAAAAAAAGATTTCCTTTTGTTTTTTGTATCTAATTATTTTACAGAACGTGTATATGGGTCTTTTGGCCTATATATACATAGGCCCAAAATATGCTTTTTTTGGGTCTAAAGGCTCATGTTAACGTCTTGCATTACATATAAAATAATAAATGTAAGCAGGATCTGATGCGGGCGTTAAACAAAACATCTAAATATCCTTATAGGGAAATGCTATGAATCTCGGCGACAGACTTACAAAAATAATAAGCGGTGTTCTTATAATTACAATACTTCACAGTGTTATTCCCAGTGAAGCATATGCCCAACTTAAAATAACCAAAAAACAATCCGAAAAAATTAATCTTCAAAATAACAATGCCGCCCGTAAAGCGGTTAATTCTATTTCAGTAATAACCGATGCTAAAAGCCTTACAAACGGCCCCCAGTCTGTAAAAGGATTAATAGGTCGAGAGATAAGTGAGGAGTTGGGGAAGGTATGGGGGAAGAGTTTTGCTGTGGAGAGTGTGAGGGTTGAGAGGGTATATGAAGAAGAGCGTGTAAAGATAGCGATTGAGAGCGGGAGTCGTGAGAGGAGGGTATATGAGGTAATGGGAGAGGATTATTATAAAGCGTTGGAGTATTTTGCCGAGCAGGGGGGTGTTAGGTTGGGATATGGGAACGATGTAGAAGGAGAGAGTGTAGAGGAGGGAGGTTTATTAAACAGTGCGGACAGGGTATACAGTGCGTATAAGAGGACGTTGCAGAACAGTGATTCGAGGAAGGTAGGGAAGGGAGTGATAGAGTTAAGGTATGATTTGATAAGAAAGGATAGCAGGAAGAAGTTGGAGATGGATATAGATGAAGCTACTGGAGCGATGTTAAAGGTATTGGTGGACATATTGTTGTATTCGAAGAGGGGAATACAGGAAAGGTACGCGCCGTTGGTGACGGAGGTATTGGTAGGGATGAGGCGATTAGATTTAGGGGGAAAGACAGCGGGCAGTATGAGGGCATATTATAAAGAGGTATTGGATGTAAAGAAGAGTAAGGGAGTTTGTGAGAGCAGGATTACGGACGGGTATGTGAGGGGTTTGGGGGAGGCGCAGAAGAGTTGTATAGATATAACGAGTGCGATGACGGGGCTTGGGTTGATAGGAGGAGGGGAGGAGGAGATATACAAATTTGGGAAGGAGTATTGGAGTGAGGGGCGGGTATCGTCTGTAATAATGAGCAGGGCGGCGCACGGGTTGATATTAAGCGGAGAAAAGGGGATTGTATTGTTAGGAGAATTGATAAGGGAAACGGTAAGGAGCGGGTATCCTAGGAACGCGGTGAAGTGGGCGTGGGACAAATTTGGGGCTGTATTTACGCCGTCGGAGTATGTTGACGGGTATTATAATCATGTGAGTAAAAAGGCGTTGTATTTGAATGAAGTGACGAGGCGGTTTGAGTATATAGATGAGGAGAAGGCAAGGGAGTGGGGTTTTAGTGTTAGAGATATAAAGATGTGTCAGGAGGTAGAGGTAAAGAGGGGAAGTGATGCGTGTTTAATGATGCCAATGAGGAATGTATTTACGGATATAGGGGAGGATTTGGCGTATTTAGGGGGAGCTGGAGGAAAGCGTGAGATAAGGAAATTATTAAGAGAAGAGCGGAATTTGCATTGGCCGTTTATAGTTGGAGTATTGGGTAGTGGGGCGTATGAAGGGGATGGAGGGGCTAACGAGATAAGGAAGGTGATAGCGGGTACGACGTATATGGATGTGACGTCTGGAACGGACAGGAAGATAAAGGAAGCGGTGGGATTGAAGATAGGAGGGTTTAACGCTGACCAGTTAAAGAGGGCGAGGGAGTATTATAATGAGAAGAGATTAGCGTATGTATTAGATATAGTTGTGATGATAGCGTTGATAGGAAACCTGGCGAAGAGTATGAGCACGTTTAGGGTACCTAGGAGCGTAGAGAACTGTTGGAGGAGTTTGAGGGGGGCAGGGAATGCTGGGAAGGAAGTTTCGGTAAGAGGGGTAAGGAGTGTAAAGGTAGCGGAGCAGGCGGCGGCGATGGAGCGTGTAAATGCGGTAAAGAAGGTTAGCGGTGGGGTAAAGGGGGGAGTGATAGAATTTGGTTTAGAGGGTGTGGGAGGAGAGTTAAAGGTAGTGAAGGGTCGGATAGGAGGGAAGTTAAAGATAAGTCCGGTGTTAGAGGGAACGTTGAAGGTAGAGACGAAGGTAAAGGATTTGGGCTTAAGCGTAGGCGGGTCTGGAGGGGGAGGCACGTTTAGCGCGAGGCCTGTTGTGGGGAAAGGAATAATAGAGGGAGGGAAGGGAATAAGTTTGGAGAGTAAAGTTACCGGTGCGTTTAGAGTTATGGAGGGGAATAAAGTAGCGGGTGGAGTGGTGGAGGGTGAAAAGGTT from Elusimicrobium minutum Pei191 harbors:
- a CDS encoding YceD family protein; its protein translation is MNYADYDVPEDLVFRTKDIIRMKGLKCSAKLAPKDFENILSEPNKITSVKVNLNFSISQKDILVQGRVYGATKLQCGRCLDIFDGSFDEEFIETYSIKSEIIDIMYEVIQTLALIESITFVCDENCKGLCDQCGKNKNKENCGCVRQNFSAFAVLKKDK
- the rpmF gene encoding 50S ribosomal protein L32, with translation MPNPKRKHTRSRRDLRRSQNSKLEPVALVSCSNCGAARKPHNICPSCGFYKDKVVVAVAKKENSQDAK
- the plsX gene encoding phosphate acyltransferase PlsX — encoded protein: MRIALDASGGDFGYQPNILGAARAVKELKCEVILVGDEKVLKEQLASLGLSDLKGLSVEHAPDVIDMDADPAKEVRSKKNASVVVAADLVKQGRAKAFVSAGNSGATMVAALMKMGRIEGVLRPAIGAPLPTVKGLMLLLDAGANAECKPQHLMQFAVMGSIYTQKVFGIRKPKVGLLSIGEEEGKGNDLVKETYPYLSNLGINFCGNVEGRDLPFGTTDVVVTDGFTGNVCLKLEEGLAKAMFHMIKGEIKKNPIAMLGAMLAKPAFASVKKITDPDTAGGAPLLGVDGVAIVSHGKSSETAVFNAVRTAKRLVDSGFVSDIKQHIAEYKEIFEKLEAKK
- the fabG gene encoding 3-oxoacyl-[acyl-carrier-protein] reductase; translation: MKNKNVIITGGSRGIGFGAAKAFAEKGANLAICATNEAGLAKAKTELEHLGVKIYTETVNVSDVEACQKFVDNAVKTLGGVDVLVNNAGITKDNLAVRLNESDWDAVLDINLKGSFFMSKAVLKYMMKARAGSIINLTSIVGQAGNAGQVNYAASKAGLIGITKTLAKEFASRNIRVNAVAPGFVQTEMTDATFNEEVKQAMLEQVPLKRFASVGDIAKAILFLASEDASYITGQILAVNGGLYI
- the acpP gene encoding acyl carrier protein; this encodes MSVENVEERVKNIIMEQLGVEADQVKPEAQFVNDLGADSLDTVELIMALEEEFDIEIPDEKAEKIKTVGEAIEHIKANAKK
- the rnc gene encoding ribonuclease III; its protein translation is MSNDIEQVLDYSFKNKELIREALTHKSFTGERRSVKHNERLEFLGDSVLGLVAAEYIYSKYPEVEEGVLSKIKSGLVSRHNLYLWASELDLGAYLALGAGEAATGGRTRESILSNAMEAVLGAVYLDGGFESVKNIINKWISTQSLTEVSSDYKSTLQEIVQKKYKSVPEYEVIQTVGPEHEKIFTVVVSSLKKELGRGRGKNKKLAEQDAAKNALENLKK
- a CDS encoding ankyrin repeat domain-containing protein, which translates into the protein MENISEFLNKFFSFFQKNVIVFLLFIVAIPFLFLGAYYFGSTIKKPQKAEVSKITVNLKSQSEVIDETIAIIRQGDYDTFVTKVREEVKNVNLPGSKGVTLLMAAVDMKDMDMVQFLFSRADLGKSTAEPNKANPYTGDTALMIALKNNDEYMSELLMIAGANLNAVNNYGQTPLLFASEAKNRTLVEYLIARGAVAGASTENLFYFVTKKNPVGVEAMLKSAINPNVRNKSGFTPLYMAASLGENIILRMLLAYKADVNAVVGDGSTALIGAARYKKPAALKMLLEAGADVNIKNNKGETALYWASYNNMVESVDQLLLLKADPTIKTNEGLTPFGIAQKRKFNDLISLFKKNKINK